In Pseudomonas sp. MTM4, one genomic interval encodes:
- the recC gene encoding exodeoxyribonuclease V subunit gamma, whose amino-acid sequence MLSLYHAPDLETLGELATTLLAQPLSDPFAPALVVVPSQGMGRWLTLELARKQGIAMQLEMQLPAKFVWDLSRTVLGSLPEQSAFSPTALTWRLYGWLCEPSNLELAPRLAQYLDGGDERRRLSLGAKIADVFDQYLLYRDDWLAAWERGDTLDLGPDEAWQALLWRELTKDGHPHRARLLDDLLQRLYSDEPLPGLPERLLVFGISSLPPHHLRVLDGLARHVDVVVCALNPSREAWGEIRDIRELARQPESGVDDWYLDVGHPLLASLGKQGRDFFDSLFSLATSEGRQEIGLYSEDDDLRDDSLLHALQNDILRLRTRMPDERMILVEDDRSLEVHIAHSPLREVEILHDQLLARFAADPALSSDQVVVLTPDIERYAPFIEAVFAPREGSPRIPYSLADRSLRAEVPLIEAFLELLMLAQSRFAAEEILAWLEQPAIARRAGIESEDLPLLRDWLREAGVRWGRDGSQRARLGLPDESAFTWRQGLDRLLLGFAAPPQLAGDSAPLLGEHWPLDALEGARGQLLGRLVEFVERLGKLADQLARPRPLAEWADDLQVLLDTLFDEREAGDTLLLLSQACASLRDQAQAADLERPIELELVHQQLSAALQQGGGASGFLTGAVTFCTMVPMRSLPFRVVCLLGLDDGAFPRRTPPSGFDLIGRHPRRGDRARRLDDRYLLLETLLSAREALYLSYVGRDPRDNAVLPPSVLLSEVLEAVDMTAVCKSEPARDPARTDASQPKQPKASEKILVAHPLQPFSPNNFGGAPSAGYSLPWFRAAQRLAEPPQTQVQPFTSLLAEPDEAWLTIEPSQLLQCFRHPSRFLLEQRLGLRLADDQEALASDEPFDLELPAWNGLRRLSLQALEHGWSDEEERRMACAAGWLPTGELGQALWGKLRGPVRAFAPRLFELRPDDIPEPLPVDITLAGVRIHGWLDGVTPGGLFGWKLGRLGEWDLPPFWLRHLLLNLAATPGIERNSLMLSPAGDWQLRPLANAAQLLEPWLAAYRCAIREPLPLLPRSSHAFAKGYRKPARGSEPLECARKRAREAWLGAEFSPIAAESEDPWNALAFRDRDPLDERFETLAEQLIGPALDALAQDEEQDA is encoded by the coding sequence ATGCTCAGTCTCTACCACGCTCCCGATCTGGAAACCCTCGGCGAACTGGCGACCACCTTGCTTGCCCAGCCACTGAGCGATCCTTTCGCGCCGGCACTGGTGGTGGTGCCGAGCCAGGGCATGGGCCGTTGGCTGACGCTGGAGCTGGCGCGCAAGCAAGGCATCGCCATGCAACTGGAAATGCAGCTGCCGGCCAAGTTCGTCTGGGATCTGAGCCGCACGGTGCTGGGCAGCCTGCCGGAGCAATCAGCCTTCTCGCCGACGGCGCTTACCTGGCGCCTGTACGGCTGGCTGTGCGAGCCGTCCAACCTCGAACTGGCGCCCCGCCTGGCGCAATATCTCGACGGCGGCGACGAGCGCCGGCGGCTGAGTCTAGGGGCGAAGATCGCCGATGTTTTTGACCAATACTTGCTCTACCGCGACGACTGGCTGGCGGCTTGGGAACGCGGCGATACCCTCGATCTTGGCCCCGACGAAGCCTGGCAGGCGTTGCTCTGGCGCGAGCTGACCAAGGACGGCCATCCGCATCGCGCCCGTCTGCTCGACGACCTGCTGCAGCGTCTTTATAGCGACGAACCCTTGCCCGGCTTGCCCGAGCGGCTGCTGGTGTTCGGCATCAGCAGCCTGCCGCCGCACCACTTGCGCGTACTCGATGGTCTGGCTCGGCATGTCGACGTGGTCGTCTGCGCGCTCAACCCGAGCCGCGAGGCTTGGGGCGAGATCCGCGATATCCGGGAGCTCGCGCGACAGCCAGAGAGCGGTGTCGATGATTGGTATCTCGACGTCGGCCACCCTCTGCTGGCGAGCCTCGGCAAGCAGGGCCGCGACTTCTTCGATTCGCTGTTCAGCCTCGCGACGAGCGAAGGTCGTCAGGAAATCGGCCTGTATTCCGAAGACGACGACCTGCGCGACGACAGCCTGCTGCACGCGCTACAGAACGACATTCTGCGTCTGCGCACCCGCATGCCCGACGAGCGCATGATCCTTGTCGAGGATGACCGCTCGCTGGAGGTGCATATCGCCCATTCGCCGTTGCGCGAGGTGGAGATTCTTCACGATCAGTTGTTGGCACGCTTCGCCGCCGATCCGGCGCTGAGCTCGGATCAGGTCGTGGTGCTGACCCCCGATATCGAGCGTTACGCGCCCTTTATCGAAGCGGTGTTCGCCCCGCGCGAGGGCAGCCCTCGGATTCCTTACAGCCTCGCCGATCGCAGCCTGCGCGCCGAAGTGCCGTTGATCGAGGCTTTCCTCGAATTGCTGATGCTGGCGCAGAGTCGTTTCGCCGCCGAGGAAATCCTCGCCTGGCTGGAGCAACCGGCCATCGCCCGTCGCGCCGGGATCGAAAGCGAAGACCTGCCGCTGCTGCGCGACTGGCTGCGCGAGGCGGGTGTGCGCTGGGGCCGCGATGGCAGCCAGCGGGCGCGACTGGGCTTGCCGGACGAATCCGCCTTCACTTGGCGCCAGGGGCTGGATCGGTTGCTACTGGGCTTCGCCGCGCCGCCGCAACTGGCCGGCGACTCTGCTCCGCTGCTCGGTGAACATTGGCCTCTGGACGCGCTGGAGGGTGCGCGAGGCCAGCTGTTGGGTCGGCTGGTGGAGTTCGTCGAACGGCTCGGCAAACTCGCCGATCAGCTGGCCCGTCCGCGCCCGCTGGCCGAATGGGCGGACGACCTGCAAGTGCTGCTCGATACCCTGTTCGACGAGCGCGAGGCCGGCGACACCCTGCTGCTGTTATCCCAGGCCTGCGCCTCCTTGCGCGACCAGGCGCAGGCCGCGGACCTCGAGCGCCCCATCGAACTGGAACTGGTGCATCAACAACTCAGCGCCGCACTGCAGCAGGGCGGCGGCGCCTCAGGTTTTCTCACCGGTGCGGTGACCTTCTGCACCATGGTGCCGATGCGCAGCCTGCCGTTCCGTGTGGTCTGCCTGCTCGGCCTGGACGACGGCGCCTTTCCACGGAGAACGCCGCCGTCGGGCTTCGACCTGATCGGCCGCCACCCCCGGCGCGGCGACCGTGCACGGCGGCTGGATGATCGCTACCTGCTGCTGGAGACGCTGCTCTCGGCGCGCGAGGCGCTGTACCTGTCCTATGTCGGCCGCGACCCGCGCGACAACGCCGTCTTGCCACCTTCTGTATTGCTCAGCGAGGTGCTCGAAGCCGTCGACATGACCGCCGTCTGCAAGAGCGAGCCCGCTCGCGATCCTGCTCGCACCGATGCCTCGCAGCCGAAACAGCCCAAGGCCAGCGAGAAGATTCTCGTCGCCCACCCATTGCAGCCGTTCTCGCCAAACAATTTCGGTGGTGCCCCCAGCGCCGGTTACTCGCTGCCCTGGTTCCGTGCCGCCCAGCGCCTGGCCGAGCCGCCGCAGACACAAGTGCAACCCTTTACCAGCCTGCTCGCCGAGCCCGACGAGGCCTGGCTGACCATTGAGCCGTCCCAGCTGTTGCAGTGCTTCCGCCATCCGTCGCGCTTCCTGCTCGAACAGCGCCTGGGTCTGCGCCTGGCCGATGACCAGGAGGCGCTTGCCAGCGATGAGCCCTTCGACCTGGAATTGCCCGCCTGGAACGGCCTGCGCCGCCTGTCGCTGCAAGCGCTGGAGCACGGCTGGAGCGATGAGGAAGAGCGGCGCATGGCCTGTGCCGCCGGCTGGCTGCCCACTGGCGAACTGGGCCAGGCGCTGTGGGGTAAGTTGCGCGGCCCGGTGCGCGCGTTCGCTCCGCGACTGTTCGAACTGCGTCCCGACGACATACCCGAACCGCTGCCGGTGGACATCACCCTGGCGGGCGTGCGTATTCACGGCTGGCTCGACGGCGTGACGCCGGGCGGGCTGTTCGGCTGGAAGCTCGGCCGTCTCGGCGAATGGGACCTGCCGCCGTTCTGGCTGCGCCACTTGCTGCTCAACCTCGCCGCCACGCCCGGCATCGAACGCAACAGTTTGATGCTGTCGCCGGCCGGTGACTGGCAACTCCGCCCGCTGGCAAACGCCGCGCAACTGCTTGAACCCTGGCTCGCCGCCTATCGATGTGCGATCCGTGAACCGCTGCCGCTGTTGCCGCGCAGCAGCCATGCCTTTGCCAAGGGCTATCGCAAGCCGGCCCGCGGCAGCGAGCCGCTCGAGTGCGCCCGCAAGCGCGCCCGCGAAGCCTGGCTGGGCGCCGAGTTCAGCCCCATAGCCGCCGAGTCTGAAGACCCGTGGAATGCTCTGGCGTTTCGCGACCGTGATCCGCTGGATGAACGCTTCGAAACCTTGGCCGAACAGTTGATCGGTCCGGCGCTGGATGCCCTGGCCCAGGACGAGGAGCAAGACGCATGA
- a CDS encoding AEC family transporter produces MHHWMYRVTALLLALWPLFALIVVGYFLRLKEFPNEAFWPGAERINYFVLFPALLFSSLATAPLNNPALPRLAGAVMLGLGLVWIGLLLAKRMRGWPAARFGAFAQGALRFNTYLGLAAVGSLFGKEGLALAALMLALMVPTVNVMSVWALTAERGVNVRSLLLPIIKNPLILACLAGALVNLAGLGLPGGTDRLLSLLAAASLPLGLLCVGAALKPQELSGEIPALGWNSAVRLLAVPLLAYGVALALGLPDMETTILVLFFALPTAPTAYVLTRQLGGDSHLMAGIITLQTLLAAASLPLVLTLLNG; encoded by the coding sequence ATGCACCACTGGATGTATCGCGTGACTGCCCTTCTGCTCGCCCTCTGGCCTTTATTTGCGTTGATCGTTGTCGGCTATTTTCTACGGCTGAAAGAATTCCCCAACGAGGCATTCTGGCCGGGCGCCGAACGAATCAACTATTTCGTGCTGTTCCCGGCGCTGCTGTTCAGCAGCCTGGCCACTGCGCCGTTGAACAATCCTGCACTGCCGCGCCTGGCCGGCGCGGTCATGCTCGGACTGGGGCTGGTATGGATCGGACTGTTGCTGGCCAAGCGGATGCGCGGCTGGCCGGCCGCTCGCTTCGGCGCGTTTGCCCAGGGCGCACTACGCTTCAATACCTATCTGGGCCTGGCGGCGGTCGGCAGCCTGTTCGGCAAGGAAGGCCTGGCGCTGGCGGCACTGATGCTGGCGCTGATGGTGCCAACGGTAAACGTGATGTCGGTGTGGGCGCTGACCGCCGAGCGTGGCGTCAACGTGCGTTCGCTGCTGTTGCCGATCATCAAGAACCCGCTGATTCTCGCCTGCCTGGCCGGTGCACTGGTGAACCTCGCAGGGCTGGGTTTGCCCGGCGGGACCGATCGACTATTGAGCCTGCTGGCCGCTGCCAGCTTACCGCTAGGGCTACTCTGCGTCGGCGCGGCACTCAAGCCGCAGGAGCTGAGCGGGGAGATCCCGGCGCTGGGCTGGAACAGCGCGGTGCGCCTGCTGGCCGTCCCGCTGCTGGCTTATGGCGTGGCATTGGCTCTCGGATTACCGGACATGGAGACGACCATCCTGGTGCTGTTCTTCGCCCTCCCCACCGCACCCACCGCTTACGTCCTGACCCGCCAACTTGGAGGCGACAGCCACCTGATGGCCGGCATCATCACCCTGCAGACGCTGCTCGCTGCGGCCAGCTTGCCGTTGGTGCTGACGTTGTTGAACGGATGA
- a CDS encoding diguanylate cyclase yields the protein MRTIETKSAEDYRDTPYGQQLLDGFRRLLFAPDLEREFRRYIGRQARLAQQLGACLLILVVCGYLYVEHQLFGDHDPDWLRELTVLRLLQIVPGLAILVLTLFMRRARIIANRMFPAFLVLIGVIAARIDMQYELTQPELAFRYGAGLLIVCSFFFLGVTFWRALASAMAIVLFDVLIAVVVLSPSELLVHWISVSYYLLLLVLGAISRYVHEYSQREQFLMRKLLGWVAQHDAMTGLANRRSFDSTLPQTLLQARRERKPLALLLLDLDNFKDYNDSLGHPAGDALIREFGTLLAGFSRRPLDLAARVGGEEFALLLLDCDAQSAQAIAGQILQKLEERALPHPASVHGAHVTSSIGVAVLQPEQTPEQLYHAADTALYEAKQAGKNRYAMSAGQTTEARSCSAAW from the coding sequence ATGCGAACCATAGAAACCAAGTCCGCCGAGGATTATCGGGACACACCGTACGGGCAGCAGCTGCTCGATGGTTTCCGACGCCTGCTGTTCGCACCGGACCTGGAACGCGAATTCCGCCGTTATATTGGTCGCCAGGCGCGATTGGCGCAGCAGCTAGGTGCCTGTCTGCTGATCCTGGTGGTCTGCGGTTACCTCTATGTCGAGCACCAGCTATTCGGTGATCACGATCCCGACTGGTTGCGTGAGTTGACCGTGCTGCGCCTGCTGCAGATCGTGCCCGGTCTGGCAATCCTGGTGCTGACGCTGTTCATGCGACGGGCGCGAATCATCGCTAACCGTATGTTCCCGGCGTTCCTTGTGCTGATCGGCGTGATCGCGGCGCGGATCGACATGCAATACGAGCTCACCCAGCCGGAGCTCGCCTTTCGCTATGGCGCCGGCCTGTTGATCGTCTGCTCGTTCTTCTTTCTCGGCGTAACCTTCTGGCGTGCCCTGGCCAGTGCGATGGCGATCGTTCTGTTCGATGTACTGATCGCGGTCGTGGTGCTTTCACCGAGCGAGCTGCTGGTGCACTGGATTTCGGTCAGCTATTACCTGCTGTTGCTGGTGCTCGGAGCGATCAGCCGCTACGTCCATGAATACTCGCAGCGCGAGCAGTTTCTGATGCGCAAGTTGCTCGGCTGGGTCGCTCAGCACGATGCCATGACGGGGTTGGCCAACCGCCGCAGCTTCGATAGCACCTTGCCGCAGACGCTGTTACAGGCGCGGCGCGAACGCAAGCCGCTGGCCTTGTTGTTGCTCGATCTGGATAACTTCAAGGACTACAACGACAGCCTCGGTCATCCGGCGGGCGATGCATTGATTCGGGAGTTCGGTACGCTGCTCGCGGGCTTCTCGCGGCGGCCGCTGGATCTGGCGGCGCGGGTGGGCGGTGAGGAGTTTGCGCTGCTACTGCTCGATTGTGATGCGCAATCGGCACAGGCCATCGCCGGACAGATACTGCAAAAGTTGGAAGAGCGTGCGTTGCCGCATCCGGCCTCGGTGCATGGTGCCCACGTCACGTCGAGTATTGGCGTGGCGGTGCTGCAGCCGGAGCAGACGCCCGAACAGCTGTATCACGCCGCCGACACGGCCTTGTACGAAGCCAAGCAGGCCGGCAAGAACCGCTACGCGATGAGCGCCGGTCAGACAACCGAGGCCCGCAGCTGCTCAGCGGCGTGGTGA
- the recD gene encoding exodeoxyribonuclease V subunit alpha, translated as MTLRSDLPLGPLERAFIDGLRRLDPEAAEPVLLGAALCCEALGNGDVCLQLGSLAGKRPWPDHDVSLPPLASWREQLTISPLVGGPDDYAPLTLVGDRLYLSRYQAYEQQLAEQLLSRSADVPEVDEPQLSESLARLFAFNQQSPDWQRLAAAQAVRRRLAVISGGPGTGKTTTVVRLLAALLEQPGGERLAIGLAAPTGKAAARMAEAIRNAKANLPISDALKDALPDEARTLHRLLGSRGDSPKVRHDAANPLALDVLVVDEASMVDLALMAKLVVALPPKARLILLGDKDQLAAVEAGAVFAELCEGRGFDAQAAGDLQRITGQSVPVETPRSRLGDAVVLLTHSHRFAGDSGIGELARRINGGDAKGTVALLQEGRADLAWNAAPTSAALIERLEQGYAPYLQAARQADPIAAFDAFNGFRVLTAQREGTFGVTGLNEALEARFKRHLGVPARERWYPGRAVMVRQNDYALGLFNGDIGLCLKTEYGLRVFFEGDDGYRGFAPARLPSHDSAFAMTVHKSQGSEFDEVLLALPEQPSPLLTRSLFYTGITRAKRKVEIWALPARLAEAVNTRAERAAGLAERLVLHEAATRATEEPLPGSSATEPTGNQLSLF; from the coding sequence ATGACGCTTCGCTCGGACCTGCCGCTCGGCCCGTTGGAACGTGCCTTCATTGACGGTTTGCGGCGCCTCGATCCTGAGGCCGCGGAGCCGGTGCTACTCGGCGCCGCGCTGTGTTGCGAGGCGCTTGGTAACGGCGACGTTTGTTTGCAATTGGGGAGCCTGGCCGGCAAACGTCCCTGGCCGGATCACGATGTCAGCCTGCCGCCACTCGCTAGCTGGCGTGAGCAGCTGACGATATCCCCGCTGGTCGGTGGGCCCGATGACTACGCACCGCTCACGCTCGTCGGCGACCGCCTCTATCTGTCCCGTTACCAAGCTTACGAACAGCAACTGGCCGAACAGCTGCTGTCCCGCTCGGCGGATGTGCCGGAGGTAGACGAACCGCAGCTCAGCGAGAGTCTGGCGCGATTGTTCGCCTTCAATCAGCAAAGCCCCGACTGGCAGCGGTTGGCTGCGGCGCAGGCGGTACGCCGTCGGCTGGCAGTGATTTCTGGCGGCCCCGGCACGGGCAAGACCACCACCGTGGTGCGGTTGCTGGCGGCGCTGCTGGAACAGCCTGGCGGCGAGCGTTTGGCGATTGGTCTCGCAGCGCCCACTGGCAAAGCGGCGGCGCGCATGGCCGAGGCGATTCGCAATGCCAAGGCCAATTTGCCGATAAGCGATGCGCTCAAGGACGCGCTGCCGGACGAGGCGCGCACGCTGCATCGCCTGCTCGGCAGTCGCGGCGACAGCCCGAAAGTGCGCCACGACGCGGCCAACCCGCTGGCACTGGACGTGCTGGTGGTGGACGAGGCGTCGATGGTCGATCTGGCGCTGATGGCCAAACTGGTTGTCGCGCTGCCGCCAAAGGCACGGCTGATCCTGCTCGGCGACAAGGATCAACTAGCCGCGGTGGAGGCCGGCGCGGTGTTCGCCGAACTCTGCGAAGGGCGCGGCTTCGACGCCCAGGCAGCGGGTGATTTGCAACGCATCACCGGGCAAAGCGTGCCGGTTGAGACGCCGCGCTCGCGCCTGGGTGATGCGGTGGTGCTGTTGACCCACAGCCATCGCTTCGCCGGCGACAGTGGCATCGGCGAACTGGCGCGGCGGATCAACGGCGGCGACGCCAAGGGTACCGTCGCGTTGTTGCAGGAAGGTCGCGCCGATCTGGCCTGGAACGCGGCGCCCACTTCCGCTGCGCTGATCGAACGGCTGGAGCAGGGTTATGCGCCTTACCTGCAGGCCGCACGGCAAGCGGACCCGATCGCTGCATTCGATGCCTTCAATGGCTTTCGCGTACTGACTGCTCAGCGCGAAGGCACCTTTGGCGTGACCGGTCTCAACGAGGCGCTGGAGGCGCGCTTCAAGCGGCACCTCGGCGTGCCGGCGCGCGAACGCTGGTATCCGGGCCGTGCGGTGATGGTGCGGCAGAACGATTACGCGCTGGGCCTGTTCAACGGCGACATTGGTCTCTGTCTGAAAACCGAGTATGGCCTGCGCGTGTTTTTCGAGGGGGATGACGGTTATCGCGGCTTCGCCCCGGCGCGGCTGCCGAGCCATGACAGCGCCTTCGCCATGACCGTGCACAAAAGCCAGGGCTCGGAGTTCGATGAGGTGCTACTGGCGCTGCCGGAACAACCCAGTCCACTGCTGACCCGCTCGCTGTTCTACACCGGCATTACTCGAGCCAAGCGCAAGGTGGAAATTTGGGCGCTGCCGGCGCGTCTCGCCGAGGCGGTAAACACCCGTGCCGAGCGAGCTGCGGGTTTGGCTGAAAGACTGGTACTACACGAGGCAGCGACCAGAGCCACAGAAGAGCCTCTACCGGGCTCCTCTGCAACCGAGCCGACGGGAAATCAGCTCAGCTTGTTCTGA
- the recB gene encoding exodeoxyribonuclease V subunit beta yields the protein MKLDLLDSPFDGRSLIEASAGTGKTWTLTALYARLLLERQLSVGQILVVTYTTAATAELRERIRARLADLLAVYAGTPSDDDFLNRLHARYPDDASRRRLLLAVHGFDEAAIFTIHGFCQRALQDAAFEAGGDFDSELTADDREIIDALLADAWRSELADADPAWARFLAKSRITPLWLRQRLRSHLSKPYLRVEPQGAPVAADLRPVEAAWHRAAALWQEAGKAWIAELFAHGGLSQSTHKSIKFELWQGELDTYFADPAVMFDLPEGAAKFGVRALSKACKKGFDAPVCELAHALDELADRVAEALPAGKQRLIALQVALLERLNRELPERKAAQRLLAFDDLLNRLNQALQGPVGEDLAASLRTTYPLALIDEFQDTDPIQYAIFNRIYAKGSPASLCFVGDPKQAIYAFRGADLATYITARNQADRPYNLPTNYRSTPALIAALNQLFDHPQPFAQSDLQYPPVGAAEKSRASLCLVEEGEAAPLSLVWLGDDPLGKGEAAQLAACDTARRIALQLAAAGEGRAGFEKDGVFTALKGGDIAVLVANHRQAGMIADELAARGVPSVRRGRDSVWRSEEATELAAVLAAYAEPGREGLLRYALATRLLGRSAADLARCQDDQQQWDAEREAAERYHQLWQQQGFMRVFRAWLDEQAVAERLLARVDGERRLTNLLHLGELLQAESLLRPGLEPLLAWFNAQRGSEGAGEEALLRLESDAERVQIVTIHTSKGLEYPLVFCPFLWDGKLLGKNRDSARCHDDSGQPLLDLGSDELEENLERARQEVFAEQLRLAYVALTRARDRLWLHWGPVSLPKAKKDGSLPDEGLHSSALAWLLHGRALPGNDGLKELGNHLADVNCASLRTAIERLVAVSEGSMALLSLEQHEASAQGPGRAAPPQQLSQLNRSLHSAWRIGSFSGLAAGMHMEAPDRDALAIPNAGEPGSGFFAFPRGARAGTCLHAILEDWARGKGELPELIEPALQAYGLPVEWKEIASAHLQQVLETDLDGAGLSLSGLQAARRLPELGFTFPVQDLDVTRLRTLLTDPANGLAGPLREAAARLEFDSLKGFLKGFIDLTFEHDGRWYIADYKSNWLGPDASYYGGERLLQALAGEHYYLQYLIYLVALRRFLRQRLADFRDEQLGGAFYLFLRGMPEAGVYFARPDDALLDALDRLFEEGR from the coding sequence ATGAAATTGGACTTGCTCGATTCGCCCTTCGACGGCCGCTCGCTGATCGAGGCCAGCGCCGGCACCGGCAAGACCTGGACGCTTACGGCGCTCTACGCCCGCCTTTTGCTGGAGCGGCAGCTGTCGGTGGGGCAGATTCTGGTGGTCACATACACCACCGCTGCCACCGCCGAGCTGCGCGAGCGTATCCGCGCGCGGCTAGCCGATCTGCTGGCAGTCTATGCAGGCACGCCCAGCGATGACGACTTTCTCAATCGCCTCCATGCCCGCTACCCGGACGACGCCTCGCGGCGGCGCCTGCTGCTGGCCGTGCACGGGTTCGACGAGGCGGCGATCTTTACCATCCACGGCTTCTGCCAGCGCGCCCTGCAGGACGCGGCCTTCGAGGCGGGCGGCGACTTTGATAGTGAGCTGACCGCCGACGACCGCGAGATCATCGATGCCCTACTCGCCGATGCTTGGCGCAGCGAGCTGGCCGATGCCGATCCAGCCTGGGCGCGGTTTCTGGCCAAGAGCCGGATCACCCCGCTGTGGTTGCGCCAGCGTTTGCGCAGCCATCTGAGCAAGCCCTATCTGCGTGTCGAGCCGCAGGGGGCGCCGGTCGCGGCTGACCTGCGTCCGGTCGAGGCGGCCTGGCATCGGGCCGCGGCGCTCTGGCAAGAGGCCGGCAAGGCCTGGATCGCCGAGCTTTTCGCCCACGGCGGACTCAGCCAAAGCACCCACAAAAGCATCAAGTTCGAGCTTTGGCAGGGCGAGCTAGACACCTATTTCGCCGATCCGGCGGTGATGTTCGATCTACCCGAGGGTGCCGCCAAGTTTGGCGTGCGCGCCCTGAGCAAGGCCTGCAAAAAGGGCTTCGATGCGCCCGTCTGCGAGCTGGCCCATGCGCTAGACGAGCTGGCTGACCGGGTGGCCGAGGCGCTACCGGCCGGCAAGCAGCGGTTGATCGCGCTGCAAGTGGCGCTGCTCGAACGGCTCAACCGCGAACTGCCGGAGCGCAAGGCGGCGCAGCGGCTGCTGGCCTTCGACGATCTGCTCAATCGCTTGAATCAGGCGCTGCAAGGACCAGTTGGCGAGGATTTGGCGGCCTCGCTTCGCACCACTTACCCGCTGGCGCTGATCGACGAATTCCAGGACACCGACCCAATCCAGTACGCCATCTTCAACCGCATCTACGCCAAGGGCAGTCCGGCATCGCTGTGCTTTGTCGGCGACCCAAAGCAGGCGATCTACGCCTTCCGTGGTGCGGACCTGGCGACCTACATCACCGCTCGCAACCAGGCCGACCGACCCTACAATCTGCCGACCAACTACCGCTCCACGCCGGCATTGATCGCTGCGCTGAATCAGCTGTTCGACCATCCGCAACCGTTCGCCCAAAGCGACCTGCAATACCCGCCGGTGGGCGCCGCTGAGAAATCGCGTGCCAGCCTGTGCCTGGTAGAAGAGGGTGAGGCGGCGCCGTTGTCGCTGGTCTGGCTTGGCGACGATCCGCTGGGCAAGGGCGAGGCCGCGCAACTGGCGGCCTGCGACACCGCACGGCGCATCGCCCTGCAGCTGGCTGCTGCTGGCGAAGGTCGTGCCGGTTTTGAAAAGGACGGCGTGTTCACGGCACTCAAGGGTGGCGACATCGCCGTGCTCGTGGCGAATCACCGTCAGGCCGGCATGATTGCCGACGAGCTGGCCGCCCGCGGCGTGCCCAGCGTGCGTCGCGGGCGCGACAGCGTCTGGCGCAGCGAAGAGGCGACCGAACTTGCCGCGGTGCTGGCCGCCTACGCCGAGCCGGGTCGCGAGGGTTTGCTGCGTTACGCCCTGGCTACGCGCCTGCTGGGCCGCAGCGCCGCCGATCTCGCGCGCTGCCAGGACGACCAGCAACAGTGGGACGCCGAGCGTGAAGCGGCCGAGCGTTATCACCAGCTCTGGCAGCAACAAGGCTTCATGCGCGTGTTCCGTGCCTGGCTCGACGAGCAGGCCGTGGCCGAGCGGCTGCTGGCGCGGGTTGATGGCGAGCGTCGGCTGACCAATCTGCTGCACCTGGGCGAATTGCTGCAGGCCGAGAGCTTGTTGCGCCCCGGCCTCGAACCCTTACTCGCCTGGTTCAACGCGCAGCGCGGCAGCGAAGGCGCCGGCGAAGAAGCGTTGCTACGCCTGGAAAGCGATGCCGAGCGGGTACAGATCGTCACCATCCACACCAGCAAGGGCCTCGAATACCCGCTGGTGTTCTGTCCTTTCCTCTGGGACGGCAAGCTCCTGGGCAAGAACCGAGACAGCGCCCGCTGCCACGATGACAGCGGTCAGCCGCTGCTGGATTTGGGCAGCGACGAACTGGAAGAAAACCTCGAACGTGCCCGGCAGGAAGTCTTCGCCGAACAGCTGCGCCTGGCCTACGTTGCCCTGACCCGCGCCCGTGACCGGCTTTGGCTGCATTGGGGGCCAGTGAGCCTGCCTAAAGCGAAAAAGGATGGCAGCCTGCCGGACGAAGGCCTGCACAGCAGTGCTTTGGCCTGGCTGCTGCACGGTCGGGCGTTGCCCGGCAATGACGGGCTGAAAGAGCTCGGCAATCATCTGGCCGACGTGAACTGCGCCAGCCTGCGTACCGCCATCGAGCGGCTTGTCGCGGTAAGCGAAGGCAGCATGGCGCTGCTATCGCTGGAGCAGCACGAAGCCAGCGCCCAGGGACCGGGTCGCGCCGCACCTCCACAGCAGTTGTCGCAGCTCAACCGCAGCCTGCACAGCGCCTGGCGCATCGGCAGTTTTTCCGGTCTGGCCGCCGGGATGCATATGGAGGCGCCAGATCGCGACGCCCTGGCGATCCCCAATGCCGGCGAGCCGGGCAGCGGCTTCTTCGCGTTCCCGCGCGGCGCACGGGCCGGTACCTGCCTGCACGCGATCCTAGAAGATTGGGCGCGGGGTAAGGGCGAGCTGCCGGAGCTGATCGAGCCGGCGTTGCAGGCCTATGGGCTGCCGGTGGAGTGGAAAGAGATCGCCTCCGCCCATCTGCAACAGGTCTTGGAGACCGACCTGGATGGGGCTGGTCTGAGCCTTTCCGGCCTGCAAGCCGCGCGGCGATTGCCCGAGCTGGGCTTCACCTTTCCGGTTCAGGATCTCGATGTGACGCGCCTGCGTACGCTGCTGACAGACCCGGCCAACGGCCTCGCCGGACCTCTGCGCGAGGCGGCGGCTCGCTTGGAGTTCGACAGCCTAAAAGGTTTTCTCAAGGGCTTCATCGACTTGACCTTCGAGCATGATGGCCGCTGGTACATCGCCGACTACAAATCCAACTGGCTTGGCCCGGACGCCAGCTACTACGGCGGCGAGCGGCTGCTGCAGGCGCTGGCCGGCGAGCACTATTACCTGCAATACCTGATCTACCTGGTGGCGCTGCGCCGCTTTCTGCGCCAGCGCCTGGCAGACTTCCGCGACGAGCAGCTGGGCGGTGCCTTCTACCTGTTCCTACGCGGGATGCCCGAGGCTGGCGTGTACTTTGCGAGGCCGGACGATGCGCTGCTCGATGCGTTGGATCGGCTGTTCGAGGAGGGTAGATGA